In Rattus norvegicus strain BN/NHsdMcwi chromosome 1, GRCr8, whole genome shotgun sequence, a genomic segment contains:
- the Tiam2 gene encoding rho guanine nucleotide exchange factor TIAM2 isoform X3 produces MYRRSAEQIVELCRGTTSMEAPTDSRDPPPRPLARHLSDADRLRKVIQELVDTEKSYVKDLSCLFELYLEPLQNETFLTQDEMESLFGSLPEMLEFQKVFLETLEDGISASSDFSVLETPSQFRKLLFSLGGSFLYYADHFKLYSGFCANHIKVQKVLERAKTDRAFKAFLDARNPTKQHSSTLESYLIKPVQRVLKYPLLLKELVSLTDHESEEHYHLTEALKAMEKVASHINEMQKIYEDYGTVFDQLVAEQSGTEKEVTELSMGELLMHSTVSWLNPFLSLGKARKDIELTVFVFKRAVILVYKENCKLKKKLPSNSRPAHNSADLDPFKFRWLIPISALQVRLGNTAGTENNSTWELIHTKSEIEGRPETIFQLCCSDSESKTSIVKVIRSILRENFRRHIKCELPMEKTCKDRLVPLKNRVPVSAKLASSRSLKVLRTSSSSEWPSDPSKGNSLDSDECSLSSGTQSSGCPVAESRQDCKSTVLEKDAHEVLAEFPDGLIKESDILSDEEEDFHHPLKQGSPTKDIELQFQRLRISEEPDMHSTGQQPPLTGPGEQPKLVRGHFCPIKRKANSTKRGRGTLLKAQTRHQSLDSHPETASIDLNLVLEREFSVQSLTSVVNEECFYETQSHGKS; encoded by the exons GATCTGAGCTGCCTCTTTGAACTGTACTTGGAGCCCCTTCAGAACGAGACCTTTCTTACCCAAGATGAG ATGGAGTCACTTTTTGGGAGCTTGCCAGAGATGCTGGAATTTCAAAAGGTGTTCCTGGAGACTCTGGAGGATGGGATCTCTGCTTCCTCAGACTTTAGTGTCCTGGAAACCCCCTCACAGTTTCGG AAATTGCTGTTCTCTCTCGGAGGCTCTTTCCTCTACTACGCAGATCACTTTAAACTGTACAGTGGATTCTGCGCCAACcacattaaagtacagaaggTCCTAGAGCGAG CTAAAACCGACAGAGCTTTCAAGGCTTTTCTGGACGCGCGGAACCCCacgaagcagcactcctccacgcTGGAGTCATATCTCATCAAGCCTGTTCAGAGAGTGCTCAAGTATCCTCTGCTCCTCAAGGAGCTCGTGTCACTGACTGACCATGAGAGCGAAGAACACTATCACCTGACAG aagctCTAAAGGCCATGGAAAAAGTAGCCAGTCACATCAATGAGATGCAGAAGATCTACGAGGACTATGGGACGGTGTTTGACCAGCTGGTGGCAGAGCAGAGTGGCACAGAGAAGGAG GTAACAGAGCTGTCCATGGGGGAACTTCTGATGCACTCTACAGTTTCCTGGTTGAATCCGTTCCTGTCTCTGGGAAAAGCCAGGAAGGACATTGAGCTCACAGTGTTTG tttttaagagAGCTGTCATACTGGTTTATAAAGAAAACTGCAAGCTGAAAAAGAAACTG CCCTCCAATTCCCGGCCTGCTCACAACTCTGCTGACTTGGACCCATTTAAATTCCGCTGGTTGATCCCCATATCTGCGCTTCAAGTTAGACTGGGGAACACGGCAG GGACTGAAAACAATTCCACCTGGGAGCTGATTCATACCAAGTCAGAAATTGAAGGACGGCCAGAGACCATCTTTCAACTGTGCTGCAG TGACAGCGAGAGCAAAACCAGCATCGTTAAGGTGATCCGTTCTATTCTGAGAGAGAACTTCAGGCGCCACATAAAGTGTGAGTTACCAATGGAGAAGACATGTAAGGACCGGCTGGTACCTCTTAAGAACCGAGTTCCTGTTTCAGCCAAATTAG CCTCATCCAGGTCTTTGAAGGTCCTCAGAACATCCTCCAGCAGCGAGTGGCCCAGCGACCCCAGCAAGGGCAACTCACTGGACTCGGATGAGTGCAGCCTGAGCAGTGGCACCCAGAGCAGTGGCTGCCCAGTAGCTGAGAGCAGACAAGACTGTAAGAGCACCGTGCTGGAGAAAGACGCTCATGAGGTCCTGGCAGAGTTTCCAGATGGTCTCATCAAAGAAAGCGACATTCTAAGTGATGAAGAGGAGGACTTCCACCACCCTCTGAAACAGGGCAGCCCTACTAAGGACATTGAGCTTCAGTTCCAGAGACTGCGAATCTCTGAGGAACCCGATATGCACTCAACTGGGCAGCAGCCGCCTCTCACAGGGCCGGGTGAACAGCCCAAGCTGGTCAGGGGCCACTTTTGCCCCATTAAGCGTAAAGCAAACAGCACTAAGAGGGGCCGAGGAACTTTGCTCAAGGCGCAGACACGTCACCAGTCCCTGGACAGCCACCCGGAAACCGCCAGCATCGATCTAAATTTGGTTCTGGAGAGAGAATTCAGTGTCCAGAGCTTAACTTCAGTTGTTAATGAGGAGTGTTTTTATGAAACACAGAGCCATGGCAAATCCTAG